The Halopelagius inordinatus genomic sequence ACCCGGTGTTCGCGATGCTTGCGATGGTGTTGTCCGTCTCGGCCGTTCTCGCCAACAGCTTCGCTGGCCAGCTCCTCTCCGGTGAGGGTGTCAACACCGAATTCGCTCTAAAAGAACGCACCGACGGCGAGCGGGAAGACGGTCGAGTGACGGCCGATTAAGCCTTTACGTCGTAGCCAGCCTGTTCGATTGCCGCGTTCACGTCGCCGTCTGCGACTCCATCCTCGAGAACCACGTCGACCGTGTCAGCTTCGTGGTCGGCCTCGACTCGACTCACACCGTCGAGGTTTCGCAGGGCGGTCTCCACGTTCTGTTCGCACCCGTTGCACGACATCCCGGTGACGGAGATCGTCTTTCGCTCCATACGG encodes the following:
- a CDS encoding heavy-metal-associated domain-containing protein translates to MERKTISVTGMSCNGCEQNVETALRNLDGVSRVEADHEADTVDVVLEDGVADGDVNAAIEQAGYDVKA